Part of the Streptomyces sp. NBC_01264 genome, CGGAGCTGGAGCGGGAGCACGCCGCCCGCCTGGGCGTCTACGCCCACGACACCGCCACCGGCCGTACGGTGCGCTACCGGGCCCAGGAGCGCTTCCCGCTCTGTTCGGTCTTCAAGACCCTGGCCGTGGCCGCCGTACTGCGCGATCTCGATCGGGACGGGGAGTTCCTCTCCAAGCGGGTCCGCTACACCGCTCAGGAGGCAGCCGCCTCCGGGCACGCCCCGATCACCGGCCGGCCGGAGAACGTCGCGCGCGGGATGACGGTCGCGGAGCTGAGCGACGCCGCGATCCGCTTCAGCGACAACGCCGCCGCCAACCTCCTGCTGCGCGAGCTGGGCGGCCCCGCCGCCGTCACCCGCTTCGCCCGCTCGACCGGGGACCCGACCACCCGTCTGGACCGGTGGGAGCCGGACCTGAACAGTGCCGAACCCTGGCGGGTCACCGACACCACCACCCCGTACGCCATTGGGCGGACCTACGAGCACCTCGTCCTCGGCGCCGCCCTCGAGGCGTCGGACCGGCGGCTGCTCACCGGCTGGCTGCTGGGCAACACCACGGGCGGCGAGCGGCTGCGGGCCGGTCTGCCGGCGGGCTGGACCGTGGCGGACAAGACCGGCGCGGGCGAATACGGGACCGACAACGACGTGGCCATCGCCTGGCCGCCCGGCCGGGCGCCCGTCGTCATCGCCGTCCTGACGACCAAGCCCGATCCCGACGCCGCTCCCGACGATCCCCTCATCGCCCGGACTGCCGCGCTCCTCGCCACGGCGCTGGCCGGGAGCTGACCCGTACCCGAGCCGCTCGCGGAGCGGGATACCCCGCTCTCAGTGCTCCGTCATCCGGAGCTCCACCGCGAGCCGACCCGGCCGCCCCTCTTCCGCCACCAGCGGCCGCCCCACCCGGGCGGTCTCCGCGCACAGGAAGTGCAGGTGCTCCTGCGGCGCGAGGTCGGCCATGCCCCGGGCGAGCTCCGCGCCCGGGTTCCAGACCACCACGTCGCTGTGGTCGTGGTGGGCGAGGGTGACGATCCGTCCCAGCACCTCGTCGCGCACCGTGGTGACGGGCGCCGGCGCCGTCTGGAACCGCTCGACGTGGTCCACGGGGGTCAGCGTGCCGTCCTCGTCCTCATAGCGGCGCCGGGTGAGCCCGTCGGTGTGCTCGGGGCCGAGGCCCGCGAGGTGGGCCCGGCCGAGGTCGCCGATGCGTACGTAGGTGTGGAGGGCGGCGGTGGCGGTGTGGTCGCCGCGGTCCTCGATCTCGATGAGGCAGGTGTCGGTCAGGGTGTACCGGGCCACGAGGACGAACTCCTCGGGCCACAGTTCGCGGGTCGCCCGCGAAGGCAGCAGCGTGCATTCCACGACGACCCGGTCCTCGTGCTCCTCCCACGCCGTCAGCTCCCAGTCGCTGGTCCGCGCGAATCCGTGCGAGGGCGAGCCGGC contains:
- the bla gene encoding class A beta-lactamase; amino-acid sequence: MNTTGKTPSRRTLLALGAGAALAASLPVGGTASAATASASPSGSGAVARRLAELEREHAARLGVYAHDTATGRTVRYRAQERFPLCSVFKTLAVAAVLRDLDRDGEFLSKRVRYTAQEAAASGHAPITGRPENVARGMTVAELSDAAIRFSDNAAANLLLRELGGPAAVTRFARSTGDPTTRLDRWEPDLNSAEPWRVTDTTTPYAIGRTYEHLVLGAALEASDRRLLTGWLLGNTTGGERLRAGLPAGWTVADKTGAGEYGTDNDVAIAWPPGRAPVVIAVLTTKPDPDAAPDDPLIARTAALLATALAGS
- a CDS encoding D-hexose-6-phosphate mutarotase: MDQIFEKFRALPVEEQLSPALTRRRYADFPVLVVDHPRVGQACVSIQGGQLVTWRPAAARPDDPGVLWSADPDLWRRGTAVRGGVPLCWPWFGPSGPAGSPSHGFARTSDWELTAWEEHEDRVVVECTLLPSRATRELWPEEFVLVARYTLTDTCLIEIEDRGDHTATAALHTYVRIGDLGRAHLAGLGPEHTDGLTRRRYEDEDGTLTPVDHVERFQTAPAPVTTVRDEVLGRIVTLAHHDHSDVVVWNPGAELARGMADLAPQEHLHFLCAETARVGRPLVAEEGRPGRLAVELRMTEH